A window of Thermodesulfobacteriota bacterium genomic DNA:
AGCCTTCCCAAGTGCTTTAAAATCAGCGCACGGTCGAAAGACGGAGAAATAATGGGAATTCGGCACAAGAAGCACCCCACGGAGGGAATTCAATTTCATCCTGAATCAATCATGACACCAGTGGGTAAGAGGATTTTAAGGAATTTTTTGAATATAATTGCGACGGAGAATACAAATTATGTTTCGTGAAAAACTAAACAAAATTGTTCAGGGAAACGACCAGAACGAAACTGAAATGTCTTTTATGATATACGAAATTTTATCAGGCAATATCACTGATGCGCAAATCGGGGCATTTATGGCAGCGCTCGCAACTAAGGGGGAAACCATTGAAGAGCTTGCAGGCGCGGCAACTGCAATGCGACGGAAGGCTTTGCGGATTCAAGTTTCATCACCTGCGGTTGTCGACACATGCGGAACAGGAGGAGACGGTTTGCAGACTTTCAATATTTCAACGACTGCGGCGTTCGTTGTGGCAGGTTGCGGCGTAACAGTCGCAAAGCATGGTAACCGCTCGGTTTCCAGTAAATGCGGAAGCGCTGATTTGCTGGAAACACTTGGTGTGAAGCTGGATTTGCACCCTGAAATAGTTGAAGAAGCCGTAGCTGAAATCGGCATCGGATTTCTCTTTGCACCGCTGTATCACAGCGCGATGCGATATGTTGCCGGTGCTAGGAAAGAAGTCGGGCTTCGTAGCATCTTCAACATGCTGGGCCCGCTGACCAACCCGGCCGGGGTTAAATACCAGCTCCTTGGAGTGTACGCACCTGAATTGACTGAGATGGTTGCAAATGCCCTTAAGCTTCTTGGAGCAAAGCGAGCCTTTGTTGTCCACGGGCATGACGGGCTGGATGAAATATCGGTTTGTGCCTCAACAAGGATTTCAGAACTTCAAGACGGCCTTATTCGTACATACGATATTACCCCAGAGCAGTTTTTTGAAAAGCAAGCTGACGCTAAAGAGCTTATCGGAGGCGGTCCTGAAAAAAATGCAGATATAACCAAAAAAATACTCAGTGGTGAAAAGGGTACAAAAAGAAATGTGGTACTTTTGAATGCATCAGCCGCCCTGGTAGCTGCCGGAAAAGCCAAAAACTTTATGCAGGGAATCGATCTTGCCAAGGGTTCCATAGACAGCGGTGCAGCTGCGGATAAACTTGAGGCACTTGTCAGATTCACCAGGAGAAATGGATAACCGGGATGAACATTTTACAAAAGATCGTTGAACAAAAAAAACAGGAAATCGCTGAGGCCAAAAAACGGCTGCCGGAAAGTGTGCTTCGCAAGAAGGCGTTTTACCTGAAGAGAAGGCGCTCCTTTCTAAAACGACTTTCAAAGCCGGAGTCATCCGGAGTGAATGTAATTGCCGAAATCAAACGGGCCTCCCCCTCTAAAGGAATGATTCGACCCGATCTGGACGTGGCCAAATATGCTTTGGACTGCGAGCTGGGAGGTGCAAGCGCCCTGTCGGCTTTAACAGACCGCTGCTATTTTAAGGGAAGTATTGAAGATCTTAAAAAGGCAAGAAAAACCACTTCACTTCCTGTGCTTCGAAAAGATTTTATAATTTCTTCGTACCAAATTTATGAATCTTCAGTCATGGAGGCTGATGCCGTGCTTCTTATTGTGCGGATTCTTTCCAGACAACAGCTTAAAGATTATATAAATCTTTGTGCCAAGATCGGTATGGATGTCCTGGTGGAGACGCATTCCAGAGAAGAAATTGAAGCAGCGGCTATGGCAGGTGCAAAACTGATAGGGATTAACAACCGCAATTTGAGTTCTTTTAAGACGGATGTCGAAAATGCTGTCCGGCTTGCATCTCTTCTATCGCCGGTTCAGATCGCCGTGGCGGAAAGCGGGATAAAGTCAAGGGAAAATATTGAAAAACTCATGGATGCCGGGATCCGGAACTTTCTGATCGGCGAAAGCCTGGTTATGGCACCGGATGCAAAGGCCTTTTTACGGGCCCTTCTGAGAGATAGATTGTGAAATATGTATTTTTTGTACCTGC
This region includes:
- the trpD gene encoding anthranilate phosphoribosyltransferase, whose amino-acid sequence is MFREKLNKIVQGNDQNETEMSFMIYEILSGNITDAQIGAFMAALATKGETIEELAGAATAMRRKALRIQVSSPAVVDTCGTGGDGLQTFNISTTAAFVVAGCGVTVAKHGNRSVSSKCGSADLLETLGVKLDLHPEIVEEAVAEIGIGFLFAPLYHSAMRYVAGARKEVGLRSIFNMLGPLTNPAGVKYQLLGVYAPELTEMVANALKLLGAKRAFVVHGHDGLDEISVCASTRISELQDGLIRTYDITPEQFFEKQADAKELIGGGPEKNADITKKILSGEKGTKRNVVLLNASAALVAAGKAKNFMQGIDLAKGSIDSGAAADKLEALVRFTRRNG
- the trpC gene encoding indole-3-glycerol phosphate synthase TrpC — translated: MNILQKIVEQKKQEIAEAKKRLPESVLRKKAFYLKRRRSFLKRLSKPESSGVNVIAEIKRASPSKGMIRPDLDVAKYALDCELGGASALSALTDRCYFKGSIEDLKKARKTTSLPVLRKDFIISSYQIYESSVMEADAVLLIVRILSRQQLKDYINLCAKIGMDVLVETHSREEIEAAAMAGAKLIGINNRNLSSFKTDVENAVRLASLLSPVQIAVAESGIKSRENIEKLMDAGIRNFLIGESLVMAPDAKAFLRALLRDRL